The genomic DNA CCCTGGCCCACAAAAACACCGGACTCTCCCGCATCGACAAGGCGCTCAAGCAGATCCACTGCAACTTCAGCCAGCCCTGTAGCGTCGAACAGCTCGCCGGCGCGGTCAACATGAGCACCTCCGCCTTCCACCGCGCCTTCAAGGACGTCACCTCGCTCTCGCCCATCCAGTATCTGAAAAAAGTGCGCCTCAACAAAGCCAGAAGCCTGCTCGTCGAAGACGGCCTGCGCGCCAGCGACGCCGCCCGACAGGTCGGCTACGAAAGCGTCTCCCAGTTCAACCGCGAATTTAAACGCTACTTCGGCGCCAGCCCCCGCAATCTGCCGGAGATCAACGGTCGGTGAACGTGGGGACGGGAGTGCGTGCCTCCGGCGGCCAGGAGGGGCTTTGCCCCTCCTGGACCTCCCCACCGGGAGGCGAGCGCGCCCCCCGGACCCCCCGTCTGGTGTGCTTTGGCTGGACGGGAGGGCTGGGGGGAAGCGGTCAGGCGGTTGAGTGAAGATGGCGGCGGCATTTGCCGGGACGGTGCATGTCGCTTCGCGACAAGCTCGTCCCGGCAAATGCCGCCGCCACCACGCCGTCGCCCCTTCGGGGCGAACTAAGAAATTTCTCCTTGGTCATGGAAGAACAACCGTTCCCCCTTTGCCCCTTTTAAAAGTTTTGGGGGAGGGTGGGGGTCCGGGGGAGGGAACCCCTTTTTTCAAAAAGGGGTTCCCTCCCCCGGCTCCTTCTTCTCCCCTAAACGTACGCGCGGGTGTGGACGTTGCTGGCGAGTTTCTTGGACTGCATGGCCTTGATGACGTCGACCACGGCGGCGACCACGGCTTCCGGGTCGGACGACAGGTTGCAGAAGGTGGGCGAGACGCGCACGAGGTCGTGGCCTTTCACCTTGAGGTTGGCGATGGCGAAGCCGTGCTTTTCGTAGACGTGCTTCATGACGTCGCCGGCTCCGATGCCGTCGGGCGTCTTGAACAGGAACACGGAGCTGCGCAGCGCGTCGTTGGTGGTCGGCGTGGTGATCCACTTGTAGGCCGTCTTGGCGGTGAAGTCCGGGAACACCTTGGGCAGGTGTTTGAAGAGCGCCTGTTTGACCTTGTCGCCCAGGGCGTGGATGCGGGCCTCGATCCTGGCCGGGGTCACGCCGGGGTGGAAATGGCCGGTGTGGAACAGCGCCGCCATCCAGGTGGAAACCAGCGTGGCGTCGTTTTGCTGGCCCAGATAGGAAAAGCGCTTGGCGTTGGGATCGATCTTGCCGGACTCGGCCGGGAAGCCGTAGTCGGCCGGGGTGTTGATGTGCTCGTCGTAACCCCAGATGCTCGGCGTGAATTTTTCGGCCGCGCCGGTGTTCGTGTTCATGTAGAGAATGCCGACCATCTTGGGGCCGCAGGGCCATTTGTGGAAGCTACCGGCGATGCTGTCCACGCCCACCTTGTCCAGGTTCAAGTCCAGCACGCCGAAGGTCTGGGCGCTGTCGGCGTGGATGTAGATGTCCTTGTTGATCGTGCGCAGTTCGTCCACGATGCGCTTCATGGGCAGCAGCATGCCGCATTCGTTGGACTGCCAGGACAGCGTCACGATCTTGGTGTTCTTGTCCACCATGCGGCGCAGCGCTTCCAGGATCTCCTTTTCCGAGGCCGGGTCGGAGGGAATCATGCCGGCGGCGCGCTCGGCGTCGGTGACGGTGTTGGCGAACATCTTGGTCTGCAACACGCGCACGGAATCCTTGCCCCAGCCCTGGGTGGCCTTGCGGTAGAACCAGGCGTCGTAGTTGGTGGGATGGTTGACGTCCCAGGTGACGACGTTGTCCTTTTGGGGATCGAAAAAGCCCGAGGTCACAAGGCCGTTGTTGATGAAGTTGTTGCCCTCGGTGGAGTTGGCAGTCAAAGCCAGCAGGAAATCGGCGGGCATCTTGATCTGGCCCAGACCGAACCAGTCTTTCACCGCGCCAAGGCCGTTGACAAGGCTCGCGTCGGCCAGCTCGCCGCGCATGGGAAAGGAGATGTCCGCGGCAAGCAGTCCCTGGACCAGCTCCACCATGGACGAAACCGGCTTCATGGACGGGCACAGGTTGGCGGCGTTGACGGAGATGCTGGTGAAGGCGTCCCGGTCGAAATAGTGGCGCACCAGCTTGTCCCACTGGGCGTCGTTGTCCGCGGCCAGGGCATCGGCGCGGAATTGGCGGCCGTCTTTTTCCCACTGGGCGATGGCGGCTTTGATCCTGTCCATGGCCGACCGGGTTTCGGTCTTGGGCTTGGGCG from Solidesulfovibrio fructosivorans JJ] includes the following:
- a CDS encoding aminotransferase class V-fold PLP-dependent enzyme, giving the protein MSQFSRRKFIGIALGASSVAMLPGVAFTTARAEAKKTPKPKTETRSAMDRIKAAIAQWEKDGRQFRADALAADNDAQWDKLVRHYFDRDAFTSISVNAANLCPSMKPVSSMVELVQGLLAADISFPMRGELADASLVNGLGAVKDWFGLGQIKMPADFLLALTANSTEGNNFINNGLVTSGFFDPQKDNVVTWDVNHPTNYDAWFYRKATQGWGKDSVRVLQTKMFANTVTDAERAAGMIPSDPASEKEILEALRRMVDKNTKIVTLSWQSNECGMLLPMKRIVDELRTINKDIYIHADSAQTFGVLDLNLDKVGVDSIAGSFHKWPCGPKMVGILYMNTNTGAAEKFTPSIWGYDEHINTPADYGFPAESGKIDPNAKRFSYLGQQNDATLVSTWMAALFHTGHFHPGVTPARIEARIHALGDKVKQALFKHLPKVFPDFTAKTAYKWITTPTTNDALRSSVFLFKTPDGIGAGDVMKHVYEKHGFAIANLKVKGHDLVRVSPTFCNLSSDPEAVVAAVVDVIKAMQSKKLASNVHTRAYV